The sequence AGAGTTTTATTTGTTATGAAAGTAGTAGCTTGTAGTAGAATGGGTTGATTATCTGCTATTCTGCTTAAATGAGACGGGGAAATAGAAATCGTGAACTAACTGCTTAAAAGTTAAATGACTATAAACCTGACCCTGGAATAGCACCGAGAGATTGTTTGCTCTGTAAGATGGTAAAGTTTAGGTGACAACGACGATCTCAGAGAATTCTGTTCTTCTAACCTATCTCACTTAGGATTACTGTGACTGTGAGCATGATTTCTATTAGGCATTTCCAGACGGAATTGTAAAAGTAAGAATTGACTAGGATACTCCTCCAGGTCGAGTGAATTCTCCAGCTCGAACTCGACCTGCGAGAACAACTCCGAGTGGTGACTCGCCGACTACACAATCCACTGTTCTAGGCCCAAATGGCCAGCCAGTAGCTGTATTGGTAGGTACAGCTGTCACACCACTAGAAAGGAAGAGTCTGGGTTACTTTTTTCTGAAAAGAAACCCCCAAGCACAGAGCTGATTACACATTGTTCAGTAACTTAATACTAGTGATTATAACTTGTTATGCTTGAACAGAAAATAAATCTCTGCATCTCAGGACTGGAATTGCTTATATATCGAATGTTGAACAGAAACTAAATCTCTGCATCTCAGGACTGGAATTGCTTATATATCGAATGTTGCTGTTCGAGAAAGTGATAGGCGCAAAGGGATCGGTAAGAGGCTGGTCATGAAGGCAGAGGCTCAAGCCAGGAGCTGGGGCTGCCGTGCTATTGCATTACATGTGGATAAAAAGAATCCGGCAGCCACAAGGTTGTACCAAAACCAGGGTTTCAGATGCATTAATGTACCCGAAAAAGCCAACTGGCCCCAACCAAGAACGTCTCCAGATATCCATTTCAACTTCATGATGAAGCTCCTAACTAGTAGCTGAAGCACAAGAAAGAAAGATTATTTCAGGGCACATGATGTAAAATTGTACTATTAGATGATGCTTGTATATATATAGGGAAAAGGTACTAGCAGTAGAATATTTTGTGCGcctgtaatgttcatgttctatCCCCTGCAGGCTGAAACAAAAATGGGCGTTGTATCATATTACAGATGTTGCTTAAGGATTCACTTCACATGCATTAATCAAATTATGGTTTTGGAAGATCCTAACCAGCTTACCAGGATCTATCTAAAGTTGGTTTTGTGGTACACTCATTATATCTTTCATGTCTTTGTACTCCGGGAACATTTTCACATTCAGCCTCTTGATCATCTTCAGCACCTTATAATTATTCTGAAGTCGTTTCATTAACCTGATCAGAGATCGAACGCTACTGGAATGGAGCCAATCCGTCAATCACTGCGGTTGTTTTCAGCACGCCCTCCTGTGATGTGTTCAGCCCAGTAAGCCCATCCACTAAATAAGCTGGCCAAGGCCCATCTGAGGCAAGGAATACTCTAGAGACGTGTCGATACTGTCGGCTAGACCTATAAATATCCGCTCTCTTCCTCTTGGCGGCTTAGCGCTGAAGTATATCGTCGAGACTCAGAATTTAGGGGCTAGGGTTTTTATTTGGTCGAAATTCGAAAGCGAAGATGATTGAGGTAGTATTGAATGATCGATTGGGGAAGAAGGTAAGAGTGAAGTGTAACGAAGATGATACAATTGGTGATTTGAAGAAATTGGTTGCTGCACAAACTGGAACAAGGGCAGATAAGATTCGAATTCAAAAGTGGTATAATGTATACAAGGATCATATTACCCTCGCGGATTATGAAATTCACGATGGAATGGGTCTCGAACTCTACTATAATTAGGTATTTAATTACTTTctctgtttttaggttttttttgcgGTTGATTTCATGTTTTTCGATTCCAGTTTAATCACTTATGCTTAAGAAACCAAATTTGGATTCTTGTTTATGTATGATGATAGCAACGTAGAATATTACGCTCAAAAGGCACAAATCAAGATAAATATCTGTTTCTAAAAGATTTAGTATGAAGAAAGGATGTGGATCTATTACGTTTAGCTAATGTTTTGAGCTTGTTTTTTATCTCTTAATCGCGAATGTTGTGGTTATCTAACATAACTTCTGCTGATTTAGATATCTCTAGGTAGCCTATATTTTTGAAAAGAATCTAGTTCATTGACTTTGAAGATGTTGCTTATTTAAGGGAGGGATTCCCATGTATTTAAGAAGTTTTGGTTATCAATttcctaagagcaaccacagtcatgaaggGGACTAAATACTAAAAGTCAtactaaaagctaaaaaaaattggGTATAGTGGAGGTGAAATGCAGTGGTGAAAGACTAAAATTTAATCATGCGGACGATATAATAGCGCCCCAAGTTAAACATAAGTATAACGAGCGTATGACAGTGAGGCGTGGGTATTTTGAACGTATGTATGAGACGCTGGTATTGTGCACGCTTGGATACGGGCGTAAGTATTACAAACGCATGGAGTGAGACGGGGATAAAAGATGCGTTTCATGGGACGTTGTACACGACAAACACACAGGTCCCCATTTTGGGCGGATATATTAACCACGCCTGGTGTGAGGCGCAGGTATTATATGAGTTTGGCTGGGCGGAGCTAATAACTGCGCCCCATTCAAACGTTGGTTTTATTTCCGCCTGGATACAAACGTTCATTATGCTTGCGTCTAATCTCAAACGCTATTAATACATGTGCCCCACTATATGTTGATTTGGTCTGGTTAGTGACTACATttagtctcaaaccctaattttccataCCATATATAGCTTTAGTCCCTTCCACTGTGGCTGGTTtttggaccaaatttgggtatagtccccgaatttggtcatgactgtggatgctcttagagaGGTGGTTTTGAATTATATAATCTGGCATTAGATAAAAATTTAGGtaaaaattcaaaaattgttAGGCTGGTTGGAACCTAATTGGACTGTTTGTCATATTAGAATTATTCCCCTTTTTATTGTTTAAAGGGTTTATTTCGTCTTGCATAGTCCCAGCCTGCACTTTGCATTCATATCTTTTATTATAGTCTTTTAAAATATGTGAGGGTTAAGAATACCCTAACCAGAACATCAGAAGTATAAGAATGCGGTTAGTTTTTTCATTAACATAACTGGATAGTACTCTAGGACTCTTTTATCATAACAAGATAAATGATAACAAGATTAAAAAATAACAAGGGAAATGCACAGAAGAAATTTTAACGCATTACCCTGATTGTGCGGCAATTTGACCTAGCATCATTGTCTGTGTTGTATTTTCAGGATTCCTGTGGGACAGCTGGGAATCTGTGCTAAATAGAAGAGGTTTTCTTCTTTGGTTGATGTAGGTATGCAAGTTCTGTTCTGCATACATTAATGATATCTGGAGTGGAAATAAATCTCTGTAAAACTTTTCCATCTACTGTAGTGTGGGGCTTTGGGCATATTAGTACCTGTTATACTTGTTTggcttgtttgtttgtttttttagtcAATGTTATTCGACTAAGTACACTACGCAAATTGCAGTCATCCTGAAATTCTTGTTATATATCAGCAACTTAATGGCTTTTACTCTGTTTTGTTTCTATTTTCAAGTATTTATGTAGTATGTAGATCCGGCATGATAGCATTGTGTAGTTAGTTGAATTAAACACTGTCTTTTAGGAAATGTATTTAAGCGATTTATTTGGGGTTAGTTTTTGGAGTCTCCTTGTCTTTTCTGGGAATATAGCAGTTGAGTTACTCTAGTATTGAT comes from Papaver somniferum cultivar HN1 chromosome 7, ASM357369v1, whole genome shotgun sequence and encodes:
- the LOC113298599 gene encoding ubiquitin-like protein 5 — encoded protein: MIEVVLNDRLGKKVRVKCNEDDTIGDLKKLVAAQTGTRADKIRIQKWYNVYKDHITLADYEIHDGMGLELYYN